From one Chlamydia sp. 04-14 genomic stretch:
- the sucD gene encoding succinate--CoA ligase subunit alpha — protein MFCSLSKKIPIITQGITGKAGSFHTEQCLAYGSNFVAGVTPGKGGTEHLNLPVYDSVLEAKQATNCQVTMIFVPPAYAAEAILEAEDAGIDLIVCITEGIPVKDMLEVSHVMQNSASRLIGPNCPGIIKPGACKIGIMPGYIHLPGNVGVVSRSGTLTYEAVWQLTQRSIGQSVCIGIGGDPLNGTSFIDVLEEFQNDPQTELILMIGEIGGSAEEEAAEWIQTYCTKPVVAFIAGETAPKGKRMGHAGAIISGNSGDAKSKKEALKRSGVSVVESPALIGETVEAVFRSL, from the coding sequence ATGTTTTGCTCATTAAGTAAAAAAATACCGATAATTACTCAAGGAATTACAGGTAAAGCAGGTTCATTTCATACTGAGCAATGCCTAGCTTATGGATCTAATTTCGTTGCTGGGGTGACTCCAGGAAAAGGAGGAACCGAGCATCTAAACCTCCCTGTGTATGATTCTGTATTGGAAGCAAAACAAGCTACTAATTGTCAGGTGACAATGATTTTTGTTCCCCCTGCTTATGCTGCAGAAGCTATTTTAGAAGCTGAAGATGCAGGAATTGATCTGATTGTCTGCATTACAGAAGGTATTCCAGTAAAAGATATGCTCGAAGTAAGTCATGTTATGCAAAATAGTGCTTCTCGACTTATAGGCCCCAACTGTCCAGGAATTATTAAACCCGGAGCGTGTAAAATTGGTATTATGCCAGGATACATCCATCTTCCTGGAAATGTAGGTGTGGTCTCTAGATCAGGCACTTTAACTTATGAAGCCGTTTGGCAGCTTACCCAACGTAGCATAGGACAAAGCGTGTGCATTGGTATAGGGGGAGATCCTCTAAATGGAACCTCATTTATTGATGTTCTGGAAGAATTTCAAAATGATCCTCAAACAGAACTTATCTTAATGATTGGAGAAATTGGGGGGAGTGCTGAGGAAGAGGCTGCAGAATGGATTCAAACCTACTGCACGAAACCCGTTGTGGCTTTTATTGCAGGGGAAACTGCTCCTAAAGGGAAACGGATGGGACATGCTGGAGCCATTATTTCAGGAAATTCTGGAGATGCAAAAAGTAAGAAAGAAGCTTTAAAAAGATCAGGAGTCTCTGTCGTGGAATCTCCAGCTCTCATTGGAGAAACTGTAGAAGCTGTATTTCGTTCACTATAG
- the htrA gene encoding serine protease HtrA: MTKKPIYLLLATAIFLSIPTLSPSGFAAVKKDTRIAEVPQEVLLKEISGGFSKVAEQATPGVVYIESFPKCNRPVNPAPGRRGPYDNPFDYFNDEFFNRFFGLPTQKERPMSKEAVRGTGFIVSSDGYVVTNNHVVEDAGKIHVTLHDGQKYPAKVIGLDPKTDLAVIKINADKLPHLTFGNSDNLKVGDWAIAIGNPFGLQATVTVGVISAKGRNQLHIADFEDFIQTDAAINPGNSGGPLLNIDGKVIGVNTAIVSGSGGYIGIGFAIPSLMAKRIIDQLISDGQVIRGFLGVTLQPIDAELAACYKLDKVYGALVTDVVKGSPAHKAGLKQEDVIIAYNGKEVESLSAFRNAISLMNPDTRVLLKVVREGQVIEIPVIVSQAPQDDGVSALNRVGIRVQNLNPETAKKLGMAPDSKGVLIVAVEAGSVAGSSGVTPGQLILAVNRQKVSTVEELNAVLKDGNSESILLMVSQGEVIRFIVLKPEE; this comes from the coding sequence ATGACGAAGAAGCCTATATATTTATTATTAGCCACAGCAATATTTTTAAGTATTCCGACGCTTTCTCCTTCAGGATTCGCTGCTGTGAAAAAAGATACGCGGATAGCAGAGGTGCCTCAAGAAGTCCTTTTAAAGGAAATTTCTGGAGGTTTTTCGAAGGTTGCGGAACAGGCAACTCCAGGTGTTGTTTATATTGAGAGTTTTCCTAAATGCAATCGTCCTGTAAATCCTGCGCCAGGACGTCGTGGACCTTATGACAATCCTTTTGATTATTTCAATGACGAGTTTTTTAATCGTTTTTTCGGTCTACCTACACAGAAAGAACGTCCGATGTCCAAAGAGGCTGTTCGTGGTACAGGATTCATAGTTTCTTCAGATGGTTACGTGGTTACTAATAATCATGTGGTCGAAGATGCAGGGAAAATTCATGTTACCTTGCATGACGGTCAAAAATACCCCGCTAAGGTTATAGGCTTAGATCCTAAAACAGATTTAGCAGTTATTAAAATTAATGCTGATAAGCTTCCTCATCTTACTTTTGGGAATTCTGATAATTTGAAAGTAGGAGATTGGGCTATAGCTATTGGAAATCCTTTTGGTTTACAAGCTACGGTAACTGTAGGAGTAATTAGCGCAAAAGGTAGAAATCAGCTACATATTGCAGATTTTGAAGATTTCATACAAACGGACGCTGCTATCAATCCAGGAAACTCTGGGGGACCTCTTCTTAACATCGATGGAAAGGTTATAGGTGTTAACACTGCTATTGTAAGTGGTAGTGGAGGCTATATTGGTATCGGTTTTGCTATTCCTAGCTTGATGGCTAAGAGGATTATCGATCAGTTAATCAGCGATGGTCAGGTAATTCGTGGATTTTTAGGAGTTACTCTACAACCTATAGATGCTGAGCTAGCAGCCTGCTATAAACTAGATAAAGTTTATGGCGCTTTAGTTACAGATGTTGTTAAAGGATCCCCAGCACATAAAGCTGGATTAAAGCAAGAAGATGTGATCATCGCTTACAACGGTAAAGAAGTAGAATCTCTCAGTGCATTCCGTAATGCGATTTCCTTGATGAATCCTGACACGCGTGTATTACTTAAGGTAGTTCGTGAAGGACAGGTTATAGAAATTCCTGTTATTGTTTCTCAGGCTCCTCAAGATGACGGGGTCTCTGCTTTAAATCGTGTAGGCATTCGTGTACAAAATCTTAATCCAGAAACAGCTAAGAAGTTAGGCATGGCTCCTGATAGTAAAGGTGTGCTTATTGTTGCTGTTGAAGCTGGTTCAGTAGCAGGATCTTCAGGAGTAACTCCAGGACAACTTATCTTAGCTGTAAATAGACAAAAAGTTTCTACAGTAGAAGAGCTGAATGCTGTTTTAAAAGATGGAAATAGCGAAAGTATTCTCCTGATGGTCTCACAAGGAGAAGTAATTCGCTTTATTGTGTTAAAACCAGAAGAATAA
- a CDS encoding M20/M25/M40 family metallo-hydrolase, whose amino-acid sequence MNNDLNYFESHYEKMLKEFSDFLHFRSISADPTCLANCKSCADFLVDNLKDIFSIELWEKPGHPPIIYATYREAGSTAPTLLLYNHYDVQPADLSDGWLADPFTMRREEERLIARGASDNKGQCFYTWKALEHYYQSRKSFPVNITWIIEGEEESDSPALKSFVREKQEALQADYFLIVDGGFSSAKSPSVSIGARGLVTMKVTLEEGSKDMHSGIFGGIAYNVNRALAEMLASLHHSDNSIAVEDFYNDVSLPKENECCDIPKGNLLKDDEKTLGFCPTLYAPARSAEEALSLYPTLEINGISGGYTGPGFKTVIPHKATAYLSCRLVPNQNPEKTAKQVIQHLEKLVPPTLKFSYEIFEGSPGWRSSPNLPIVLALQEIYSELYHEPCLRLFMEATIPIASLLGEISKTEPIICGTSYLSDAIHAAEENFSLEQIKNGFLSICLLLDKLGKA is encoded by the coding sequence ATGAACAATGATCTCAATTATTTTGAAAGTCATTATGAAAAAATGCTCAAGGAATTTTCAGATTTTCTTCATTTTCGTTCTATATCTGCAGATCCCACTTGCCTCGCCAATTGCAAAAGTTGTGCAGATTTCCTAGTTGACAATCTTAAAGATATATTCTCAATAGAATTATGGGAAAAACCCGGTCACCCTCCTATAATCTATGCTACTTACCGCGAAGCAGGTTCGACAGCGCCTACTCTACTTCTCTATAACCATTATGATGTACAACCTGCAGATCTTTCTGACGGATGGTTAGCAGATCCTTTTACTATGAGAAGAGAAGAAGAACGCCTTATAGCTCGTGGGGCTTCCGATAATAAAGGGCAATGTTTTTACACATGGAAAGCCCTTGAACATTATTACCAATCTAGAAAAAGTTTCCCCGTCAATATTACATGGATTATTGAAGGTGAAGAAGAAAGCGATAGCCCTGCTCTAAAAAGTTTCGTGAGAGAAAAACAAGAAGCTTTGCAAGCAGATTATTTCTTGATTGTTGATGGCGGGTTCTCTTCTGCAAAATCGCCTTCTGTTAGCATTGGCGCACGTGGCTTAGTAACAATGAAAGTTACGTTAGAAGAAGGTAGCAAAGATATGCATTCAGGGATCTTCGGAGGCATTGCTTATAATGTAAATAGAGCCTTAGCGGAAATGCTTGCTTCATTACACCATAGTGATAATTCCATTGCCGTAGAAGATTTCTACAATGATGTTTCTCTCCCAAAAGAAAATGAATGCTGTGATATTCCTAAAGGAAATCTTTTAAAAGATGATGAGAAAACTTTAGGTTTTTGTCCTACTTTATATGCTCCTGCCAGATCTGCTGAAGAAGCTTTAAGTTTGTACCCCACCTTAGAGATTAATGGAATTTCTGGTGGATATACAGGACCAGGATTTAAAACTGTTATTCCTCATAAAGCTACTGCCTATCTTTCTTGCAGGCTAGTTCCTAATCAAAATCCAGAGAAAACAGCAAAACAAGTTATTCAACATTTAGAAAAACTTGTTCCTCCTACATTAAAATTTTCCTATGAAATCTTCGAAGGATCACCGGGATGGAGAAGTTCTCCGAATCTTCCTATTGTTTTGGCGTTGCAAGAGATTTATTCCGAGCTCTACCACGAACCTTGCCTTAGACTATTTATGGAAGCAACCATTCCAATTGCTTCACTGCTTGGTGAAATATCCAAAACAGAGCCTATCATTTGTGGTACATCGTATTTAAGTGATGCTATTCATGCTGCTGAAGAAAACTTCTCCCTAGAACAAATAAAAAATGGTTTTCTCTCTATTTGCCTTCTTCTTGATAAATTAGGAAAAGCATAA
- a CDS encoding insulinase family protein yields the protein MKAGDTYRNFIVKLSQDLPEIESKLLEVEHKPSGVSIMMIINNDDENVFNICFRTCPQTSNGVAHVLEHMVLCGSDNYPVRDPFFSMTRRSLNTFMNAFTGADFTCYPAASQIPEDFYNLLSVYIDAVFHPLLTENSFLQEGWRYELNPENALTYTGVVFNEMKGAMMTGESRLSEALNAALFPSVTYGVNSGGEPKDILTLSHESIVAFHQSQYTLGRCLFYFYGNIKPSRHLDFLEEKLLRHVGKLEKQTVSVPLQKRFKEPVRNILKYPSDSQDEDKVLFGLSWLTCSILDQQELLALHVLDVVLMGTDAAPLKSRLLKSGFCKQADMGIDSEIREIPITIVCKGCSHGGAQKLESWIFACLEEIIREGIPNNLVEAAVHQLELARKEIAGYSLPYGLSLFFRSGLLRQHGGHAEDGLRIHSLFADLREKLKQPDYLPKLIRKYFLDNPHFARVILLPDSDLISIENQEEQSLLKEIQEKLSPEDVEKIRQTSKVLEEYQAQHEDLDKILPNFSLDKVPNSGKEYNLVKENISHGEVLHHDCFTNDLIFAELVMDLPPLSAEELPWLRLLVFLMLQLGCAGRSYKEQLEFLLEHTGGVDVSYEFSPHANKNALLSPSVGIRGKALASKADKLFQVMGDTLTSVDFTDVARIKELLMQHNEALTNSVRNSPMGYAVSMACMDKSISATMSYLASGLPYVDKIRSLTSNFDKEVDSVVGILQSLYKKCFFGKRQLILSGSSANYQHLHENNFYGILDIEGQSHEPWTNPSIDISLASQGLYIPARAAFNALAFPIGDLPYDHPDAAALTVAAEILDNTVLHTKIREQGGAYGSGAAVNLGRGAFYCYSYRDPAIFDTHQAFLHGIDEISKGNFSNEDIHEGVLGVIQNLDSPIAPGSRASTGYYRLRCGRVPALRQAFRRAVLNITKEHICSVMKKYLKDPMSKTTFISFAGKEMLEDNATNFDQELPIKSAL from the coding sequence ATGAAAGCTGGAGATACATATAGAAATTTCATCGTTAAATTAAGCCAGGATCTCCCTGAGATAGAAAGTAAATTGCTCGAGGTGGAACATAAACCCTCAGGCGTTTCTATTATGATGATTATCAATAATGACGATGAAAATGTTTTTAATATCTGCTTTAGAACCTGCCCACAAACTTCTAATGGTGTGGCCCACGTTTTAGAACACATGGTTCTCTGTGGTTCTGATAATTATCCAGTGCGTGATCCATTCTTCTCTATGACACGACGTAGTTTAAATACGTTTATGAATGCTTTCACAGGAGCTGACTTCACTTGTTATCCTGCAGCATCACAAATTCCTGAAGATTTCTATAATTTACTTAGTGTGTATATAGACGCTGTTTTCCATCCTCTACTTACAGAAAATAGCTTTTTACAAGAAGGCTGGAGATACGAATTAAATCCAGAAAATGCCTTAACTTATACTGGTGTGGTTTTCAATGAGATGAAAGGCGCGATGATGACGGGAGAATCTCGATTGTCGGAAGCGTTAAATGCGGCCCTATTCCCTTCAGTTACTTATGGAGTAAACTCAGGGGGTGAGCCTAAGGATATCCTTACACTCTCTCATGAAAGTATAGTAGCATTCCATCAAAGCCAATATACTCTTGGGCGTTGCCTATTTTATTTTTATGGAAATATTAAGCCTTCTAGACATTTAGATTTCCTCGAAGAGAAACTCCTTCGTCATGTAGGTAAATTAGAAAAACAAACGGTTTCGGTTCCTCTTCAGAAGAGATTTAAAGAGCCTGTTAGAAATATCCTTAAATATCCTTCGGATAGTCAAGATGAAGATAAGGTGCTTTTTGGCTTGTCATGGTTGACATGTTCTATATTGGATCAGCAAGAACTGTTAGCTTTACATGTTCTTGATGTTGTCCTTATGGGTACAGATGCCGCTCCTTTGAAATCTCGATTATTAAAATCAGGATTTTGTAAGCAAGCTGATATGGGAATCGATAGCGAGATTCGTGAAATTCCTATTACTATTGTTTGTAAGGGATGCTCTCATGGAGGTGCTCAGAAATTAGAATCCTGGATTTTCGCTTGTCTAGAAGAGATTATAAGAGAAGGGATTCCTAATAATCTTGTTGAAGCTGCGGTACATCAATTAGAATTGGCTAGAAAGGAAATTGCTGGTTACTCGCTACCATACGGATTATCATTATTTTTCCGTTCAGGACTATTACGACAGCATGGAGGTCATGCTGAAGATGGATTAAGAATCCATAGTTTATTTGCAGATCTTCGAGAAAAATTAAAACAACCAGACTATCTTCCAAAGCTTATCAGGAAGTATTTCTTAGATAATCCACATTTTGCTCGCGTAATCCTGCTGCCCGATTCTGACTTGATTTCTATTGAAAATCAAGAAGAGCAATCTCTCCTTAAAGAAATCCAGGAGAAGCTCTCACCAGAAGATGTAGAAAAAATACGCCAGACTTCTAAAGTTTTAGAAGAATATCAAGCACAGCATGAAGATCTGGACAAAATTCTTCCCAATTTTTCTTTGGATAAAGTTCCTAATTCAGGAAAAGAATACAATCTTGTTAAGGAAAATATCTCTCATGGAGAGGTTCTTCATCACGATTGCTTCACCAATGATTTAATTTTTGCAGAGTTGGTTATGGATCTTCCTCCTCTGTCTGCTGAAGAATTGCCCTGGTTACGTTTACTTGTTTTTCTAATGTTACAATTAGGATGCGCAGGGAGATCTTATAAAGAGCAATTAGAGTTTCTCCTAGAACATACGGGAGGCGTGGATGTTTCCTATGAATTTTCTCCACATGCCAATAAAAATGCTTTGTTATCACCTTCAGTAGGGATCCGAGGAAAAGCTTTAGCATCCAAAGCTGATAAGCTTTTTCAAGTTATGGGAGATACATTAACAAGTGTCGATTTTACAGATGTAGCTAGAATTAAAGAGCTGCTTATGCAGCATAATGAAGCATTGACAAATAGCGTGCGTAATAGTCCTATGGGTTATGCTGTAAGCATGGCTTGTATGGATAAATCCATATCAGCAACTATGTCCTATTTAGCTTCAGGATTACCTTATGTAGATAAAATTCGTAGTTTAACGAGCAATTTTGATAAGGAAGTGGATAGCGTTGTCGGTATTTTACAATCTTTATATAAAAAATGTTTCTTTGGAAAGCGACAGCTAATCCTGAGTGGTAGCAGTGCAAATTATCAACATTTACATGAGAATAATTTCTATGGAATTTTAGATATAGAAGGTCAATCGCATGAGCCGTGGACAAATCCTTCCATAGATATCTCTCTAGCATCACAAGGATTATATATTCCGGCGCGTGCAGCCTTTAATGCTTTAGCTTTCCCCATTGGAGATTTACCTTATGATCATCCGGATGCTGCAGCACTTACTGTAGCTGCTGAGATCCTTGATAATACTGTCTTACATACAAAAATCCGTGAACAAGGTGGAGCGTATGGGTCAGGAGCTGCTGTAAACCTTGGTAGGGGAGCATTTTATTGTTATAGTTATCGTGATCCAGCAATTTTCGATACACATCAGGCATTTCTTCATGGTATTGATGAAATTTCTAAGGGAAATTTCTCAAATGAAGATATTCATGAAGGAGTCTTGGGAGTTATCCAAAATTTAGATTCGCCAATAGCTCCTGGAAGTCGTGCATCTACAGGATATTACAGATTACGCTGTGGAAGAGTCCCTGCTTTACGTCAGGCATTTCGTAGAGCTGTTCTTAATATAACGAAAGAACATATCTGTTCTGTTATGAAGAAATACTTAAAAGATCCTATGAGTAAAACAACATTCATTTCCTTCGCTGGAAAAGAAATGCTTGAGGACAATGCAACGAATTTCGATCAAGAGTTGCCAATCAAGTCAGCTTTATAA
- the rmuC gene encoding DNA recombination protein RmuC: MMDSITPITIALVAFGLGISLSSLYYRKRESSQITLRRNLEHENELLKNSLELSRRQEQLMEEFSNKLAVSSQSLIKEMKEETQSYFSEKSKTIESILTPVQATLTAFKQNLETFETKHAEDRGSLKEQITHLLAAEKKLEKETQALTDILKHPGSRGRWGEIQLERILELSGMLKYCDYETQATDAQGSARADMIIRLPHERCLIIDSKAPFSETYFSQDTSDKSDLVGKIKDHIKTLKSKSYWEKFHYSPEFVILFLPGESIFNDALRIAPELIDVAATSNVILSGPLTLLALLKTVAHMWKQENLQKQIQEIGQLGKELHHRLHIVFNHFHKIGKNLNNAVQSYNDMSSSLQHRVLPTLRKFEDLEVSSSVHKVEDPSPIDNPATSLLPSYEEKELPVEDSLLQEDKL, encoded by the coding sequence ATGATGGATTCTATCACGCCTATCACTATTGCTCTTGTGGCCTTCGGCTTAGGGATTTCTTTATCTTCTCTTTACTATCGCAAAAGAGAATCTTCTCAGATTACATTGAGGAGAAATTTAGAGCATGAAAATGAGCTTCTGAAAAATTCTTTAGAACTATCGCGTCGTCAAGAACAACTCATGGAAGAGTTTAGCAATAAACTCGCGGTTTCTTCACAATCTCTTATCAAAGAAATGAAAGAAGAAACGCAAAGCTACTTTTCTGAAAAGTCTAAAACCATTGAGTCTATATTAACTCCTGTTCAAGCTACGTTGACAGCTTTTAAGCAAAACTTAGAAACTTTTGAAACTAAGCATGCTGAAGATCGCGGTTCCTTAAAAGAGCAAATTACCCATCTTCTCGCTGCGGAGAAAAAGCTTGAGAAAGAAACACAAGCTCTTACAGACATCTTAAAACATCCGGGATCACGTGGTCGCTGGGGAGAAATTCAATTAGAAAGAATTCTAGAACTTTCTGGAATGTTGAAATATTGCGATTACGAAACTCAGGCTACTGATGCCCAAGGTTCAGCACGTGCTGATATGATTATTCGTCTTCCTCACGAGCGTTGTTTGATTATTGATTCGAAAGCTCCATTTTCAGAAACGTATTTCTCTCAAGATACTTCTGATAAATCCGATCTTGTAGGAAAGATAAAAGATCATATCAAAACTCTAAAATCAAAAAGCTATTGGGAAAAATTTCATTATTCCCCCGAATTTGTGATTCTTTTTCTTCCTGGAGAGAGTATTTTTAATGATGCTCTGCGTATTGCTCCTGAACTTATCGATGTTGCAGCAACCTCTAATGTCATTTTATCAGGGCCTTTAACACTATTGGCATTACTAAAGACTGTTGCCCATATGTGGAAACAAGAAAATCTACAAAAACAAATTCAGGAAATAGGTCAACTAGGAAAAGAGTTGCACCATCGTCTACACATAGTCTTCAATCATTTTCATAAGATTGGGAAAAACCTTAATAATGCTGTGCAAAGTTACAACGATATGTCTTCTAGTTTGCAACATCGCGTATTACCAACATTAAGGAAGTTTGAAGATCTAGAAGTGTCTTCTTCTGTCCATAAGGTAGAAGACCCATCCCCTATTGATAATCCTGCAACCTCTTTATTGCCAAGTTATGAAGAGAAGGAACTTCCCGTAGAAGATTCCTTATTACAAGAAGATAAACTCTAA
- a CDS encoding CDP-alcohol phosphatidyltransferase family protein, which produces MAELEPEIRGKRRVVTPNAITAFGLCCGLFIIFKSVLKTSSSVELLHRLQGLSLLLISAMIADFSDGAIARIMKAESAFGAQFDSLSDAVTFGIAPPLIAIKSLDGVYAGGFFSSLLLVTSIIYSLCGVLRLVRYNLFSKKPADTTRHSCFIGLPIPAAAACVVSLALLIASDFSTVLPVQVRVILISLGLLFIGSLMISPWKFPGIKNLRFKVSSFLLVVTTGLVACLFFLGLVDHFTEVFFLVSWLYVLVVFPIFAITYQGKKKRQ; this is translated from the coding sequence ATGGCAGAATTGGAACCAGAGATCCGAGGCAAACGTCGTGTAGTAACTCCTAATGCTATCACAGCTTTTGGCCTCTGTTGTGGACTTTTCATTATTTTTAAGAGCGTGTTAAAGACGTCGTCGTCCGTAGAGCTATTACATCGTCTACAAGGGCTTTCGCTTTTATTAATTAGTGCAATGATTGCAGATTTTTCTGACGGTGCTATTGCACGCATTATGAAAGCAGAAAGTGCTTTTGGTGCACAATTTGACTCCCTCTCTGACGCTGTGACATTCGGCATAGCACCTCCGCTCATTGCGATTAAAAGCCTTGATGGCGTGTATGCTGGAGGATTTTTTTCCTCTCTTCTTCTCGTAACTTCTATTATTTACTCTCTATGTGGCGTCTTAAGATTAGTTCGTTATAATTTATTTTCTAAAAAACCCGCAGATACGACGCGACATTCGTGTTTTATTGGTTTACCTATTCCCGCAGCAGCAGCTTGCGTAGTCTCTTTAGCTTTACTTATAGCTTCTGATTTTTCAACGGTATTACCGGTACAAGTACGTGTTATTTTGATTTCTTTAGGGTTGCTTTTTATCGGAAGTTTAATGATCTCTCCATGGAAGTTTCCTGGAATCAAAAACCTACGCTTTAAGGTGTCCTCTTTTTTACTTGTCGTCACTACGGGATTAGTAGCGTGTTTATTCTTCCTAGGTCTTGTTGATCACTTTACTGAAGTATTTTTCTTAGTTTCTTGGTTATATGTTTTAGTAGTTTTCCCCATTTTTGCGATCACATATCAAGGAAAGAAGAAACGTCAATGA